The genome window CTCGACGGGCTCAGCGCTGCTATTTGACAACCATGGCAACCTCCTGGCAGGGTCTCGCCATGCCTCCGACAGTTCGTTATCGATCGATGTCTGGAAACGCTTGTCCAGCACGCTCGAATCCAGCTCGCGCTACTATGAGGAAATAGAGCTGAACGATGACAACAAGTGGCTCGTCTCGGGAGCCAAGATTCCGGGAGTAGAATGGACGCTGGTCAAACTCCAGCGCAGCGACGAAGCGTTCAAAGCGGTCTCGCAACTGACCGATAAGATCGCCGCGCACTCCTCTAGCGCCACGGCCTCGATGAAGACCGCAATTCTGTCCGAATCCCGCAAGGCCGCCAATAGCGTTGTTTCTGCGACCAATCGCAACGCGACCGCAGTGTCCAGCGCGCTCGACCGACTCTCCAAGCAAGCCATCAGAGAAGCGGCCATCGCAGCCAACGTCATCGCCGACCGTCAGATGGCTCAGACTTCTGGCCAAATTTCAAAGATTGGGCAAGCAGCCAGCGCGCAAATTGCAAAGGAACTGGCCGTCGCTCAGGCAGCATCCGAATCCGATCTTGAGCGCTCTTTCGGCGCGACCACCGAAAAGAGCCTCGACTCCCTGACCGAACGAACTCGCTCCACCATCGGCCTCGTGCTTCTCATCGTCGCCCTGCTGGGTACGATCGGCTCCCTAATCATAGCAAAAACCGTCGTCGCGCCTATCCGTAGCCTCCAAGTAGCCCTCAAAAAGATCGAACAAGGCGACCTTTCTGCCCGCATCAGCGTCAGTGCTAACGACGAGATCGGAGCGCTCTCAACGCGGTTCAACGAGATGGCCGAAACGCTCGACAAGAGCCAAAGAGAACTGACCACTGCACAGTCGCACCTGGTCCAGTCGGCAAAACTGGCCTCGCTCGGAACCTTGGCCTCCGGCGTCGCACACGAACTCAACCAGCCCCTCGCCATTATCCGCGCTATCGCCCAACAACACGCCAGCGCCGCGCCAGACCCCGATGCGCTGCACCAAGACCTTAAGATGATCGAAACCCAAACCGGTCGGATGATGAAGATCATCTCCCACCTGCGCACCTTTGCCCGAAAATCAGGCGATGAGTTCGATCCAGTCTCCGTCAACGAGGTTTTTCAGAACGCGCTCGTGCTGCTGCGAGAACAGTTCAATTCTCGAGGCATCCGCATCGTCGAAGCGTATTGCGACGACGCCCCGCCGATAATGGGCGACGCAAACTCGCTAGAACAAATCGCGATCAACCTGCTCACCAACGCCCGCGACGCCGTCGAGAATGAGGCCGACGCAGTCATCAAGATTATTACTAGCGTCGAGGACGGCTTCGTTCTGGCTGTGGTCGAGGACAATGGGCCGGGCGTCCCGGACGACGTCGTGCCGCAGCTCTTTGACCCATTCTTCACCACCAAAGACCCGGGCAAAGGCACCGGTCTCGGCCTGCCCATCTCGGCCGAAATCGCACAGAAGCACAAGGGAACGCTCACTTACGAGCCTGCATCAGGACAAGGCGCAAAATTCGCGCTGCGCCTACCTATAATTGAATCTCGGGCCGATGCGGCCTGAACAGCAGGGAGGACGACAATGGACGCGACCATCAGCAAGGTACTGGTAGTAGACGACGAAGAAGGCCTTCGCTATGTGCTGCAACGACAACTGAAGTCAGCCGGCTTCGATGTCGATACCGCGAGCGATGGACAGGAAGCCGTCGAAAAGATGCGCGAGACCCATTACCATGTCGTCGTTAGCGATATGAAAATGCCCAGGCTGGACGGCATGGGCGTCCTGGCCGCCGCAAAAGAAATCTCGCCCGAAACAGACGTCATCATCCTTACCGGACACGGCTCGCTCGAAAACGCAGTCGCGGCCTTTAAAGCCGGCAATCTCTTCGAATACTTGCTAAAACCGCTGGACGACATCGCCGTCCTTTCGACCCTCGTCTCCCGCGCTATCGAACAGCAACAGCTCCGAGCCAAGAACCAGCAGCTCTACGACGAACTCCAGCAAGCCTACATCGACCTCAAATCCAAGTCCGAACAACTCATCCAAGTCGAAAAAATGTCGGCCATCGGACAACTGGCCGCAGGCGTAGCGCACGAGCTGAACAATCCCATGACCGCCGTATTGGGCTTCACCGAGTTCCTGCACGAAAAATTGGTGAACAAAGACCTGTCGGAACTGACAGAGCAAGAAACCGAACGCATTCGCTCGGCCATGAAAAACATCGTCATGGGCGCCCACCGCTGCCGAGACATCGTCCAAAGCCTGTTGCGCTTCTCGCGTTCGACCCAAAAAGGCTGCTTCTCCGAGGTCGATCTGAAAACCGTGTTGAAAGACACCTTCGTCTTCACCGAGCACATGCTCCTTCGTCATGGCATCTCGCTCGTCAGCGAATTCGACGAGTCCGACATCCAGATTCAAGGCAACTCTGGACGATTGCAGCAAGTCTTCACCAACCTCATTCTGAACGCGCAACAGGCCACGCCCGACGGCGGACAAGTAACCGTGCGATGCCGCCGCACCGACGCCACAGCGGTCATAGAGGTGAGCGACTCGGGCTGTGGCATCCCGCCCGACAAGATCGACCGCATTTTCGAACCCTTCTACACCACTAAGGACGAAGGCCAAGGCACCGGGCTCGGACTCTCGATCGCCAAACAGATCGTCGAGGAGCACGGCGGCACAATCTCAGCCACCAGCCCCCCCGGCCAAGGCGCGACCTTCGCCGTATCCCTGCCCTGCGCAGCTCCTGAAGCGGCTATGCGCTTGAGCGAAAGCAGCGCCGCATAAGCGCCGCCGGCTCGGGAGGGCGCTCGCTCTCCCGAAAGGCTCTTTGGGGGCCAACACCACCGGGAGGGCGAGCGTCCCCGCGAGCCAAAGCCCCTCTCCCCAGGTATAATCCTGCCGTCCCTGCGGCGCGCGTGATGCCTAAGGTGGTTCGAACCGACGCTTTTAACGAGCCGGAGCCCAACGGTATGCGATAGTGGCAGCCCCTAGTGGGAATCGCGAGGCGCAGCCTAAGGCTCCAACCATGAATATGGGGTTCGCGACCCCGGCGGCACACGGCGTTGCGGGGA of Armatimonadota bacterium contains these proteins:
- a CDS encoding HAMP domain-containing protein; the protein is MKLRGRLVVRLIALYGLMAILPCLIGLGLLTYYLRERVLSANFSLRQETLRSIKEGNKKALQSSSSAASSLVGGLSSRQRAIISQNLESFRKRQQQDLDAQLSKIATSLGQQSVRTGQQTAEIVRKSHQDAVDKSLALYQKASQTVSNEAASIARTSVSALVGERFADAAKSMTDQCDLLQRNYLAMLALVSKQHAVIKADPLESRWILENLRNREPLFRALALVGPDWQPIAKAAEDSDWIDKAIESAKPLANEIGQAEISSEVVRIEGQAYPWLPALAPVKSQGELVGYVAALIDIENIVNSVVEFRSGSTGSALLFDNHGNLLAGSRHASDSSLSIDVWKRLSSTLESSSRYYEEIELNDDNKWLVSGAKIPGVEWTLVKLQRSDEAFKAVSQLTDKIAAHSSSATASMKTAILSESRKAANSVVSATNRNATAVSSALDRLSKQAIREAAIAANVIADRQMAQTSGQISKIGQAASAQIAKELAVAQAASESDLERSFGATTEKSLDSLTERTRSTIGLVLLIVALLGTIGSLIIAKTVVAPIRSLQVALKKIEQGDLSARISVSANDEIGALSTRFNEMAETLDKSQRELTTAQSHLVQSAKLASLGTLASGVAHELNQPLAIIRAIAQQHASAAPDPDALHQDLKMIETQTGRMMKIISHLRTFARKSGDEFDPVSVNEVFQNALVLLREQFNSRGIRIVEAYCDDAPPIMGDANSLEQIAINLLTNARDAVENEADAVIKIITSVEDGFVLAVVEDNGPGVPDDVVPQLFDPFFTTKDPGKGTGLGLPISAEIAQKHKGTLTYEPASGQGAKFALRLPIIESRADAA
- a CDS encoding hybrid sensor histidine kinase/response regulator; the encoded protein is MDATISKVLVVDDEEGLRYVLQRQLKSAGFDVDTASDGQEAVEKMRETHYHVVVSDMKMPRLDGMGVLAAAKEISPETDVIILTGHGSLENAVAAFKAGNLFEYLLKPLDDIAVLSTLVSRAIEQQQLRAKNQQLYDELQQAYIDLKSKSEQLIQVEKMSAIGQLAAGVAHELNNPMTAVLGFTEFLHEKLVNKDLSELTEQETERIRSAMKNIVMGAHRCRDIVQSLLRFSRSTQKGCFSEVDLKTVLKDTFVFTEHMLLRHGISLVSEFDESDIQIQGNSGRLQQVFTNLILNAQQATPDGGQVTVRCRRTDATAVIEVSDSGCGIPPDKIDRIFEPFYTTKDEGQGTGLGLSIAKQIVEEHGGTISATSPPGQGATFAVSLPCAAPEAAMRLSESSAA